The following are encoded in a window of Planctomycetota bacterium genomic DNA:
- a CDS encoding DUF401 family protein: MIIIKVCLLLTLLILLLRLKLHFTIAILFMALVVGISFGLGWKDMGDSSLYALINADTLNLMGIVGLILGFSELLNRSGQMTQMSEDVANTFGLKRITLTAFPMLIGLLPMPGGALFSAPLVDKNSENIIVSPVKKTIINYWFRHIWEYGWYLYLGLILLGKLSGLNLYSFSIALMPLIFIAFLIGVFIIFPGIKITPKKPTNSVTKAKSFGRLFVNIFPFILIIVLFSAIHLYIIYCLLAGLAVVIVNALIQKQLDVKKIIRSVFLRKETYIMMSVVAGVMIFVAVLKASTLTGELTAFFQEGMNYKITMFYSILATMSIPFIMGLLTGLSIAFVGTAYPIIAATFIPPEMNGYLLPHAFLFYTSGLAGVMLSPVHLCLILTNQYFGSSLKEVYKYLIIIVGLTWLFAFGLFWLYLP, from the coding sequence ATGATTATCATCAAAGTATGTTTGCTCTTGACGCTTCTTATTCTTCTCCTGCGCCTGAAGCTCCATTTCACCATAGCGATTCTTTTTATGGCGCTGGTGGTCGGAATATCTTTCGGGCTTGGCTGGAAAGATATGGGGGATTCATCGCTTTATGCCCTGATAAACGCGGATACCTTGAACCTTATGGGAATAGTCGGATTGATTCTAGGGTTTTCGGAGCTCTTGAACCGTTCGGGCCAGATGACACAGATGAGCGAAGATGTCGCGAACACCTTTGGGTTAAAGAGGATTACCCTGACGGCGTTCCCGATGCTCATCGGGCTACTGCCCATGCCGGGCGGGGCGCTTTTTTCCGCGCCCTTGGTGGATAAGAACAGCGAAAATATCATCGTCTCGCCTGTCAAAAAGACGATTATCAATTACTGGTTCCGCCATATCTGGGAATACGGCTGGTATCTTTACCTCGGGCTGATTTTGCTGGGCAAACTTTCCGGCTTGAATCTCTATTCGTTTTCCATAGCGCTTATGCCGCTCATTTTTATTGCCTTTTTAATCGGAGTATTCATCATTTTTCCGGGTATAAAAATAACACCTAAAAAACCCACCAATTCCGTTACCAAGGCTAAATCGTTCGGCAGGTTATTCGTCAATATTTTCCCTTTTATCCTGATAATCGTCCTCTTTTCCGCTATACATCTATACATAATATACTGCCTGCTGGCAGGTTTAGCTGTAGTTATAGTAAATGCCCTGATACAAAAGCAGTTGGATGTAAAAAAGATTATCCGGTCTGTCTTCCTGCGCAAAGAAACTTACATCATGATGTCCGTGGTGGCCGGCGTCATGATATTCGTGGCGGTTCTCAAGGCAAGCACGTTGACCGGAGAACTGACCGCTTTCTTCCAGGAAGGCATGAATTATAAAATCACCATGTTTTACAGTATCCTGGCGACCATGTCCATCCCGTTTATTATGGGACTCTTGACGGGATTAAGCATTGCCTTTGTCGGGACGGCGTATCCGATAATCGCCGCCACTTTTATTCCGCCTGAAATGAATGGGTATCTCCTGCCGCACGCTTTTCTGTTTTATACATCGGGTTTGGCAGGCGTGATGCTTTCTCCGGTGCACTTATGCTTGATTCTGACCAACCAATACTTCGGTTCCAGCCTTAAGGAAGTCTATAAATATCTGATTATTATAGTCGGGCTGACCTGGCTCTTCGCGTTTGGGTTGTTCTGGCTGTATTTGCCCTGA
- a CDS encoding pyruvate, phosphate dikinase yields MMAKYIYFFGKGKTEGNGKMKDTLGGKGANLAEMAKLGLPVPPGFTISTEVCRLFYKSKMQFPKLLKSEFAKYVKKLEDAAGKKFGDPSNPLLVSVRSGAKFSMPGMMDTILNLGLNDKTVEGLVAQTGNDKFSYDCYQRLLMMFGDVVLGIERKLFEAVRQPVHRDTVEKFKELIHKHSGRPFPQDPVVQLEMARDAVFRSWNNPRAVTYRNLYKIDHNIGTAINIQTMVFGNRGNDCATGVGFTRNPATGEKMFYGEYLTNAQGEDVVAGIRTPRPISELAKEMPIPAKELRDITARLEKHYKDVQDFEFTIEKNKLYMLQTRVGKRTGLAAVRIAVDMAKEKLIKPEEAVSRVEPLQLNQLLHPMFNPTERLKFKVIAKGLNASPGAAAGKVYFDPDKVAEMADKGERTLLVRSETSPDDIHGMYKARGVLTATGGMTSHAAVVGRQMGKPSVVGCSAIKVDEHNKLLKVDDLTVKEGDYLSIDGATGEVMLGDVPTMESEVMQVIKGTLAPRKAPLYQYFDQILKWADGIRHLKIRANADIPRDAQYAMKFGAEGIGLCRTEHMFFAEDRLPIMQEMILATNLKDRQKALDKLLPLQRADFKGLFEAMRGYPVTIRTIDPPLHEFLPKREELMVEIATLKAKNCSSDEIKKKEKLLARVNELHEFNPMMGHRGCRLGIVYPEITSMQVRAILEAATEVAKSGKTALPEIMIPLVGHINEFRNQAMIVNKIAEEVAKETLFKVKYMIGTMIEIPRAVVTADEIAKEAQFFSFGTNDLTQMTFGFSRDDAGKFIHYYVDNKILPNDPFVTLDQDGVGKLIKKGTEKGRSVRADLKVGICGEHGGDPESVIFCHSAGLNYVSASPFRVPISRLAAAHAVLREKGK; encoded by the coding sequence ATTATGGCCAAGTATATTTATTTCTTCGGCAAAGGGAAAACTGAAGGCAACGGCAAGATGAAGGATACGCTCGGCGGCAAAGGCGCGAACCTCGCGGAAATGGCGAAACTCGGCCTGCCCGTCCCTCCGGGATTCACCATCTCCACGGAAGTCTGCCGCTTGTTCTACAAAAGCAAGATGCAATTCCCGAAATTGCTGAAAAGCGAATTCGCCAAATACGTGAAAAAGCTTGAAGACGCCGCCGGCAAAAAATTCGGCGACCCTTCAAACCCGCTTCTGGTCTCGGTCCGCTCCGGCGCCAAGTTCTCCATGCCCGGAATGATGGACACCATCCTTAACTTGGGGCTTAACGACAAAACAGTCGAAGGGCTGGTTGCCCAGACCGGTAACGATAAATTCTCCTATGATTGTTACCAACGGCTTTTGATGATGTTCGGAGATGTCGTCCTGGGAATCGAGCGCAAACTCTTTGAAGCCGTCAGGCAGCCTGTCCACCGGGATACGGTAGAAAAATTCAAGGAGCTTATCCATAAACATTCCGGCAGACCCTTCCCGCAGGACCCGGTAGTCCAACTGGAAATGGCGCGTGACGCGGTCTTCCGCTCCTGGAATAACCCGCGCGCCGTCACCTACCGTAATTTATATAAGATTGACCACAATATCGGCACGGCCATAAATATCCAGACGATGGTGTTCGGCAATAGGGGCAACGACTGCGCCACCGGAGTCGGCTTTACCCGGAACCCGGCAACGGGCGAAAAAATGTTCTACGGCGAATACTTGACCAATGCACAGGGCGAAGACGTGGTCGCCGGAATCAGGACCCCCAGGCCGATTTCAGAACTCGCTAAGGAAATGCCCATACCGGCGAAAGAACTGCGCGATATCACCGCGCGGTTAGAAAAACATTATAAAGACGTTCAGGATTTCGAATTCACCATAGAAAAGAACAAGCTCTATATGCTCCAGACGCGCGTCGGCAAACGCACCGGACTGGCCGCAGTCAGGATTGCCGTTGACATGGCAAAAGAAAAGCTGATTAAACCGGAAGAAGCCGTTAGCCGCGTCGAGCCTTTGCAATTGAACCAATTGCTCCACCCGATGTTTAATCCGACTGAACGCCTGAAATTCAAGGTAATCGCCAAGGGGTTAAACGCCTCTCCGGGCGCGGCCGCGGGCAAGGTTTACTTTGACCCGGATAAAGTGGCTGAAATGGCCGATAAAGGCGAACGGACGCTTTTAGTCAGGAGCGAAACTTCACCCGATGACATCCACGGTATGTATAAGGCAAGAGGGGTTTTAACCGCCACAGGGGGAATGACCTCACACGCCGCCGTGGTCGGACGCCAGATGGGAAAGCCCAGCGTGGTCGGCTGCAGCGCGATTAAAGTGGATGAACATAATAAATTATTGAAAGTGGACGATCTCACCGTGAAAGAAGGCGATTATCTTTCTATTGACGGCGCCACCGGCGAAGTAATGCTGGGCGATGTCCCAACCATGGAATCCGAAGTGATGCAGGTGATTAAAGGCACGCTCGCTCCACGCAAAGCGCCTCTTTACCAGTATTTTGACCAGATTCTCAAATGGGCGGACGGCATCCGCCATCTTAAAATCAGGGCAAATGCGGATATACCGCGCGACGCCCAATATGCCATGAAATTCGGAGCTGAAGGCATCGGTTTATGCCGGACAGAACATATGTTCTTTGCCGAAGACCGCCTGCCTATCATGCAGGAAATGATTCTGGCAACGAATTTAAAAGACCGACAGAAGGCGCTTGATAAGCTACTGCCCCTGCAACGCGCTGATTTCAAAGGACTGTTTGAGGCGATGAGAGGCTATCCGGTAACCATACGGACGATTGACCCGCCGCTCCATGAATTCCTGCCCAAAAGAGAGGAATTGATGGTGGAAATAGCCACTCTTAAAGCTAAGAATTGTTCCTCAGATGAAATCAAGAAGAAAGAAAAGCTCCTAGCTCGGGTAAACGAGCTCCACGAGTTTAACCCGATGATGGGACACCGCGGATGCAGGTTGGGAATAGTATATCCGGAAATTACCTCCATGCAGGTACGCGCCATATTGGAAGCGGCCACCGAGGTGGCGAAATCAGGCAAAACAGCACTCCCGGAAATAATGATTCCTCTGGTCGGGCACATCAATGAATTCAGGAACCAGGCAATGATTGTCAATAAGATTGCGGAAGAAGTGGCCAAAGAAACTCTCTTTAAGGTGAAATACATGATCGGGACGATGATAGAAATCCCGCGCGCGGTGGTTACGGCTGATGAGATTGCCAAAGAAGCGCAGTTTTTCTCTTTCGGCACGAACGACCTGACCCAGATGACCTTCGGATTTTCGCGCGATGACGCCGGAAAGTTCATACATTATTATGTGGATAACAAGATTCTACCCAATGACCCGTTTGTCACCCTTGACCAGGATGGCGTGGGCAAATTAATTAAAAAAGGAACGGAAAAGGGCAGGAGCGTCCGGGCCGATTTAAAGGTCGGCATCTGCGGCGAACACGGGGGCGACCCGGAATCCGTCATTTTCTGCCACTCGGCGGGATTAAATTACGTAAGCGCCTCGCCTTTCCGCGTACCGATTTCGCGTTTAGCCGCGGCCCATGCGGTCCTGCGTGAAAAAGGCAAGTAA
- a CDS encoding EamA family transporter, giving the protein MNTKPLLAVFGAILLWSFVAAFSYLLAGVPPLFLTGAALFLGGIFSLPKARLWTWNRRFILAGVIALFSYHFILFLAMRTANPVECNIINYLWPLFLVLLAPLFEKGLGWTFRHLLGGILGFAGAFIAIYNPSDKILSAFHYGYILAFGAAIIWPVYSLYLKRFPLVSSWTMGLVCLITGLVSLAASFTFGEAIEISGKNILYLIIFGLGPMGFSFALWDYALKNADPRKIGTLSYLTPILSTFWLTLASGNELSIMLGLALFLVVVGAVLGRR; this is encoded by the coding sequence GTGAACACGAAACCATTGCTGGCTGTTTTCGGGGCGATTTTATTATGGAGTTTTGTAGCGGCTTTCAGCTATCTCTTGGCGGGAGTGCCGCCGCTTTTTCTTACCGGTGCGGCTCTTTTCCTAGGCGGGATATTCTCACTTCCCAAAGCACGACTGTGGACATGGAACCGGCGTTTTATCCTGGCCGGAGTAATTGCTCTTTTTTCCTATCACTTTATCCTGTTCCTCGCCATGCGAACAGCCAATCCGGTTGAATGCAATATCATTAATTATCTCTGGCCGCTTTTCCTTGTCCTTCTGGCGCCGTTATTTGAAAAAGGCCTCGGCTGGACTTTCCGCCATCTGTTAGGAGGAATACTCGGCTTTGCCGGGGCGTTCATTGCCATATATAATCCATCGGATAAAATACTATCCGCATTCCATTACGGCTATATCCTTGCCTTTGGCGCGGCAATAATCTGGCCCGTCTATTCGCTTTACCTTAAGCGCTTTCCTCTTGTTTCCTCATGGACCATGGGACTGGTCTGCCTGATTACAGGGCTCGTTTCGCTCGCCGCTTCGTTTACCTTTGGAGAAGCAATAGAAATAAGCGGGAAGAATATTTTATATCTTATCATATTCGGGTTAGGTCCTATGGGATTTTCATTTGCCCTCTGGGATTATGCCCTGAAAAATGCCGACCCCCGCAAAATAGGGACGCTTTCTTATCTCACGCCGATATTAAGCACCTTTTGGCTTACTTTAGCATCAGGCAATGAACTAAGCATAATGTTAGGTTTAGCCTTGTTTTTAGTGGTAGTCGGAGCGGTTTTGGGAAGAAGATAA
- a CDS encoding 30S ribosomal protein S1, with protein MAENLFLKNMGILDKNIEKEVSGLMKSYSAEELSKLYKESIREFKPHTIVKGKVILVQDKQAVVDIGYKSEGLIPLQEFEKPAEVKPGDELEVYLETVEDESDLIVLSKSKADYIRGWERIMQAYKEGDPVKGTVTRKVKGGLIVNIGGPAFLPASQVDIRRLDDIGKLVGKEIEAKIIKLDSERMSIIISRRKYMEELRSAQREKLLKELKEGDVREGIVKNIADYGVFVDLGGIDGLLHITDMAWRRVSHPSEIVTMDQKIQIKILKIDTTTNRITVGFKQLTPNPWEKVEQKYPANTRVKGKVVNIMPYGAFVELESGVEGLLHISEMSWTKRISHPSDMLAIGDIIEAMVLKISSEKQELLLGMKQLEVNPWTTIEGKYPPGTRIQGRVRNLTTYGAFIEIEEGIDGLLHLSDISWTKKIVKPADVIKKGDKIEAMVLSVDPEKKRVSLGLKQLTANPWETTIPEKYNVGAVVPGKVLRLTKDGAVIELAPDIEGFLKLVKEPESAGAEGTPKEEGEKVHLKIDDAVTVEVTKIDPAEGKIMLKMGSQPS; from the coding sequence GTGGCAGAAAATTTGTTCCTTAAGAATATGGGGATTCTCGATAAGAATATCGAGAAAGAAGTAAGCGGCCTCATGAAGTCTTATTCCGCCGAAGAACTTTCCAAGCTTTACAAAGAATCAATCCGGGAATTCAAGCCCCATACCATCGTCAAGGGTAAAGTCATCTTAGTCCAGGATAAACAGGCCGTCGTGGATATCGGATATAAATCCGAAGGCCTTATCCCACTGCAGGAATTCGAAAAACCGGCTGAAGTCAAGCCGGGCGATGAACTGGAAGTATACCTGGAAACGGTCGAAGACGAATCTGATTTAATCGTCTTATCCAAAAGCAAGGCAGATTATATCCGCGGATGGGAACGGATAATGCAGGCCTATAAGGAAGGCGACCCGGTAAAAGGCACGGTCACCCGCAAAGTAAAAGGCGGGCTTATCGTCAATATCGGCGGGCCGGCATTCCTGCCCGCTTCCCAAGTGGATATCAGACGCCTCGATGATATCGGAAAATTAGTCGGCAAGGAAATAGAAGCCAAGATTATCAAACTCGATTCCGAACGGATGAGCATCATCATTTCAAGGCGCAAATACATGGAAGAACTGCGCAGCGCCCAGAGAGAAAAGCTCCTTAAGGAATTAAAAGAAGGCGACGTCCGCGAAGGGATCGTCAAGAATATCGCCGATTACGGCGTATTCGTTGACTTGGGCGGAATAGACGGGCTACTCCATATTACGGATATGGCATGGCGCCGTGTCAGCCATCCTTCGGAAATAGTCACCATGGACCAGAAAATACAAATAAAGATACTCAAAATAGACACCACCACCAACCGCATTACCGTCGGATTTAAACAGCTTACTCCAAACCCGTGGGAAAAAGTAGAGCAGAAATATCCGGCTAATACACGCGTTAAGGGCAAGGTCGTAAATATCATGCCTTACGGCGCGTTTGTCGAACTCGAAAGCGGAGTGGAAGGGTTGCTCCATATTTCCGAAATGTCCTGGACCAAGCGCATATCCCATCCTTCTGATATGCTCGCCATCGGTGATATAATCGAAGCAATGGTGCTTAAAATCAGCAGCGAAAAACAGGAACTGCTTTTAGGTATGAAACAGCTTGAAGTTAATCCTTGGACAACCATAGAAGGCAAATATCCTCCGGGAACCCGCATCCAGGGCCGGGTAAGGAATTTAACCACCTACGGCGCTTTCATTGAAATAGAAGAAGGAATTGACGGGCTACTCCATCTTTCCGATATTTCGTGGACTAAGAAAATCGTAAAGCCTGCCGATGTGATTAAGAAAGGCGACAAGATAGAAGCCATGGTTTTATCTGTTGACCCGGAAAAGAAAAGGGTTTCGCTGGGCCTTAAACAGCTCACCGCCAATCCATGGGAAACCACTATTCCGGAAAAATACAACGTCGGCGCGGTTGTCCCGGGTAAGGTATTGAGGTTGACTAAAGACGGTGCGGTTATCGAACTTGCGCCTGATATAGAAGGATTCCTGAAATTAGTCAAGGAACCGGAATCAGCTGGAGCTGAAGGCACACCGAAAGAAGAAGGTGAGAAAGTTCATCTTAAGATAGATGATGCCGTAACCGTAGAGGTCACCAAGATCGACCCGGCCGAAGGCAAAATAATGTTGAAAATGGGTTCCCAGCCTTCTTAA
- the glmS gene encoding glutamine--fructose-6-phosphate transaminase (isomerizing): MCGIIGCVSKRNVSEIIINGLKRLEYRGYDSAGLAVIPNGANKKSFHLKKTAGKISALEALINHNDFTGTIGIGHTRWATHGIPAENNAHPHFSCNKEIVVVHNGIIENFEELKEELLKQGHKFSSETDTEVIAHLLEKYLKKHSPQESLQRVVSILEGSFALGIIFLKEPQTLYGARCNSPLIIGAGDGENFIASDVPAILPYTHKVIYIDEGQVVRLTADKINIFGFDGRTHRALPKEIKWDIKDAEKGGYPHFMLKEIFEQPSAVESSISYYINSKGCGKFKCLSNLKEKLKKINRIVITACGTAWHAGLVAKYALEELCRLPVEVSIASEFRYGNPVLDKHTLFLAVSQSGETADTLAALREAKCAGALTMAICNVVGSSITREADTTVYTYAGPEISVASTKAYTCQISVLLLFAVYLARLRGSISGNTEKQLLKEIKTIPAKLKTVLKSSEAIRSFAHKYKNAPNFMYIARRYNFPNAYEGALKLKEISYTHAEGYGAGEMKHGPLALVDNTFPTVTIAVKGTVYEKMLSNIQEIKARRGIIIAVATEGDEHIRHMTDDIIYVPETQEMFSPLLTVLPLQLLAYHTAVAKGRNVDQPRNLAKSVTVE, from the coding sequence ATGTGCGGAATAATTGGCTGTGTCAGCAAGCGCAATGTCAGCGAAATTATTATCAACGGATTGAAACGGCTGGAATACCGCGGTTATGATTCAGCCGGCCTGGCCGTCATCCCTAATGGAGCCAATAAAAAATCTTTCCATTTAAAAAAGACAGCCGGCAAAATTTCCGCGCTCGAAGCATTAATCAACCACAATGATTTCACCGGAACAATCGGCATTGGACACACCCGCTGGGCAACCCATGGAATTCCCGCGGAAAATAACGCGCATCCCCATTTTTCCTGCAATAAAGAAATAGTCGTGGTCCATAACGGCATTATTGAAAACTTCGAGGAACTGAAAGAGGAACTGCTCAAGCAAGGGCATAAATTCAGCTCGGAGACCGATACCGAGGTGATAGCCCATCTTTTGGAAAAGTATCTTAAAAAACATTCCCCGCAGGAATCATTGCAACGGGTAGTGAGCATCCTTGAAGGCAGTTTTGCACTGGGGATTATTTTCCTCAAAGAACCTCAAACTCTCTACGGCGCGCGTTGTAACAGCCCTCTGATTATCGGGGCCGGAGACGGTGAAAACTTCATTGCCTCGGACGTACCGGCGATACTGCCATATACGCACAAAGTTATTTACATAGATGAAGGGCAGGTTGTCCGCCTGACCGCGGATAAGATTAATATTTTCGGGTTTGACGGACGAACGCACCGGGCGCTCCCCAAGGAAATCAAGTGGGATATCAAAGATGCGGAAAAAGGCGGATACCCGCATTTCATGCTAAAGGAAATTTTCGAACAGCCGTCCGCAGTGGAATCTTCCATCAGTTATTATATCAATAGCAAAGGATGCGGCAAATTTAAATGCCTTTCCAATCTTAAGGAAAAGCTTAAGAAAATCAATAGGATTGTGATAACTGCCTGCGGAACTGCCTGGCATGCGGGATTGGTAGCTAAATACGCATTGGAGGAATTATGCCGCCTGCCGGTCGAAGTAAGCATCGCCTCTGAATTCCGTTACGGGAATCCGGTATTGGATAAGCATACTTTGTTTTTAGCCGTAAGCCAGTCAGGCGAAACGGCCGATACATTGGCGGCATTGCGCGAGGCAAAGTGCGCAGGTGCATTAACCATGGCTATCTGCAATGTCGTCGGCAGTTCTATTACCCGGGAAGCCGATACAACCGTTTACACCTATGCCGGGCCGGAAATCAGCGTTGCTTCGACAAAGGCTTATACTTGCCAGATATCAGTGCTACTCCTTTTTGCTGTTTACCTCGCCCGTTTACGCGGAAGCATCTCAGGCAATACGGAAAAACAATTGCTAAAGGAAATAAAGACGATTCCGGCAAAACTCAAAACCGTGCTGAAATCAAGCGAAGCAATACGTTCATTTGCGCATAAGTATAAAAACGCCCCCAACTTTATGTATATTGCACGGCGTTATAATTTTCCGAACGCCTATGAAGGCGCCTTAAAGCTTAAGGAAATATCTTACACCCATGCCGAAGGCTATGGCGCCGGTGAAATGAAACACGGCCCTCTGGCATTGGTGGATAACACCTTTCCAACAGTGACAATCGCCGTTAAAGGAACAGTTTACGAAAAGATGCTTTCCAATATCCAGGAAATAAAGGCGCGCCGGGGAATTATTATCGCGGTTGCCACCGAAGGTGATGAACATATCCGTCATATGACGGATGATATTATCTATGTGCCGGAAACCCAGGAAATGTTTTCTCCCTTGCTTACGGTGCTTCCATTGCAATTACTGGCTTATCACACAGCCGTTGCCAAAGGACGCAATGTCGACCAACCGCGCAACCTCGCCAAAAGCGTTACCGTAGAATAA
- a CDS encoding terpene cyclase/mutase family protein codes for MKKGNALLVIVLILLAGVIISVSVYFTAKQTPHGKKDDTGSTTATGQTSQLKTLTTSELLEQTFEKGLAWLMKRQQDNGAWQNPPLPGGKGSEPDVAFTALAIISVGKAPQKYRETYKSQIEKGIKYLLDHVNENGEVIDSETPPTYATYKTSLAIVALVTIDKEKYKDSINKAMDYLVKNQFGPEDGDAQSGGWGYQEKGPSPKKNANLSTTQFVMMALNEGGLPEDSDTWKRAVEFLNKVQSSSENNKFRVTSNDGGFFYSPIESKAEKKEVLPDGTEVLKSYASMTYSGLLSFIYAYVDKKDPRVQAAYNWIKQKYSLEENVGLRTDEKPNLGKQGLYYYYHSFAKALDAYGEATIITMPDKTKHNWAKDLTEKLALLQKNEGFWVNEFEERWFEGYEGLATSFALISLDICRKWVKPETK; via the coding sequence ATGAAAAAAGGAAACGCGCTTTTGGTGATTGTTCTGATACTGCTTGCCGGGGTTATTATTTCCGTGTCCGTTTATTTTACGGCGAAGCAAACTCCTCATGGCAAAAAGGATGATACAGGATCTACAACCGCCACAGGGCAAACCAGCCAACTAAAGACCCTGACAACATCTGAACTCCTGGAACAAACCTTTGAAAAAGGCCTAGCATGGCTCATGAAAAGACAGCAGGATAATGGTGCATGGCAAAACCCGCCCCTGCCCGGAGGAAAAGGAAGTGAACCCGACGTTGCTTTCACTGCTTTAGCAATCATTTCGGTTGGCAAAGCTCCCCAGAAATACCGCGAGACCTACAAAAGCCAGATAGAAAAAGGAATTAAGTATCTCCTTGACCATGTCAATGAAAACGGTGAGGTAATAGATTCGGAAACACCGCCCACCTATGCGACTTACAAGACATCGCTGGCGATAGTCGCCCTAGTAACGATAGACAAGGAAAAATATAAAGACTCTATCAATAAAGCGATGGATTACCTCGTGAAAAACCAATTCGGCCCGGAAGACGGGGACGCCCAAAGCGGCGGTTGGGGCTACCAGGAAAAAGGGCCGAGCCCGAAAAAAAACGCCAATCTTTCAACCACCCAGTTTGTCATGATGGCTTTAAATGAAGGCGGCCTGCCGGAAGACAGCGATACATGGAAAAGAGCCGTTGAATTCCTTAATAAGGTCCAAAGCTCCAGCGAAAACAATAAATTCAGGGTAACTTCAAATGACGGTGGTTTTTTCTATTCCCCGATAGAAAGCAAGGCGGAAAAGAAAGAAGTTCTGCCGGACGGCACCGAAGTTTTAAAATCCTATGCTTCCATGACCTATTCGGGCCTTTTAAGTTTTATTTATGCTTACGTGGATAAAAAGGACCCGCGGGTCCAGGCAGCTTATAACTGGATTAAGCAAAAATATTCTCTTGAAGAAAACGTGGGATTAAGAACCGACGAAAAACCTAATTTAGGCAAGCAGGGTTTATATTATTATTACCACTCTTTTGCCAAGGCACTGGATGCGTACGGGGAAGCTACCATTATAACCATGCCTGATAAAACAAAACATAATTGGGCAAAAGACTTAACGGAAAAACTCGCTCTTCTCCAGAAAAATGAAGGATTCTGGGTTAACGAATTTGAAGAACGCTGGTTTGAAGGCTATGAAGGACTGGCTACCTCATTCGCGCTGATATCTCTTGATATATGCCGTAAATGGGTAAAACCGGAGACAAAATAG
- a CDS encoding DUF362 domain-containing protein — MKGMLVIFVVLLIGMVVFWQYFLTEQSTPDPNTGKNNTSSDTGNDPASQNPNRNNQNIPPNRIPSNIRSRVVIVRNSKIWGDKNTINQIQMQRMLSVALNELFLIDSSKEAFKKIITAQDKVGLKVNAYLGQKSNSTHPELAEAVSTLLIQAGVQENNIIIWDRAKNELEDAGYKINTSAEGKRCLATMTHRVERLAQPFMGYDDAVIAVGKSSTRLSSILTKFTTVTINMPVLRTHKFTANCGINNALQNMYHAIEITPRNTEALYANECDPGAAEVYGITEIKNKTKLVICDALTPLYDGGPMDDQRYHTNYNGIIMGIDPVAVDAVGQSVLQKIRDKKGGKEWPKLVTNYLITAEKNNLGISNLSRIQIIEKDLDY, encoded by the coding sequence ATGAAAGGCATGCTGGTAATTTTTGTTGTCCTACTCATCGGAATGGTTGTTTTCTGGCAATATTTTCTGACCGAACAATCTACTCCTGACCCGAATACCGGTAAAAATAACACTTCATCCGATACCGGCAATGACCCCGCTTCCCAAAACCCGAACAGGAATAATCAAAATATTCCGCCTAACCGCATTCCATCAAATATCAGAAGCCGTGTAGTCATAGTCCGCAATTCCAAAATATGGGGCGATAAAAACACAATTAACCAGATACAAATGCAGCGTATGCTCAGCGTTGCCTTAAACGAGCTTTTCCTGATTGATTCATCCAAAGAGGCATTTAAGAAAATCATTACGGCGCAGGATAAAGTGGGTCTCAAGGTAAACGCTTACCTGGGCCAAAAGTCAAATTCGACCCATCCGGAATTGGCGGAGGCCGTCTCAACGCTATTAATCCAGGCAGGCGTTCAGGAAAACAACATCATCATCTGGGACCGGGCTAAAAACGAACTGGAAGACGCCGGATACAAGATAAATACTTCCGCGGAAGGCAAACGATGCCTGGCAACCATGACTCACCGTGTTGAAAGGCTGGCACAACCTTTCATGGGATATGACGACGCGGTTATTGCCGTAGGAAAATCCTCCACGAGGCTTTCTTCCATCCTTACCAAATTCACCACCGTTACCATCAATATGCCTGTATTGCGCACCCACAAATTTACCGCCAACTGCGGCATTAACAACGCGCTACAGAATATGTACCACGCCATCGAAATAACCCCCCGGAACACGGAAGCTTTATATGCCAATGAATGCGATCCCGGCGCGGCCGAGGTCTACGGGATAACCGAGATAAAAAACAAAACCAAGCTGGTTATATGCGATGCGCTCACCCCGCTTTATGACGGCGGGCCCATGGATGACCAGCGGTACCACACTAATTACAACGGGATAATCATGGGAATAGATCCGGTCGCGGTGGACGCGGTCGGACAAAGCGTGCTCCAAAAAATACGCGATAAAAAAGGCGGCAAAGAATGGCCCAAACTGGTCACAAATTACCTGATTACCGCCGAGAAAAATAACCTCGGCATAAGCAACCTGTCCCGCATCCAAATTATCGAGAAAGATTTGGATTACTAA
- the rpmF gene encoding 50S ribosomal protein L32 — MPNPKRKLSKSWQMMRRSHLALKESNLSVCPRCHQPKLPHRVCGNCGYYKGKEVIKL; from the coding sequence ATGCCTAATCCTAAAAGAAAACTTTCAAAATCATGGCAGATGATGCGCCGTTCCCACTTGGCTCTCAAAGAATCTAATTTATCTGTCTGTCCCCGCTGCCACCAGCCCAAGCTGCCCCACCGCGTTTGCGGAAACTGCGGGTATTATAAGGGAAAAGAAGTCATTAAATTATAG